Proteins encoded within one genomic window of Haematospirillum jordaniae:
- the gyrB gene encoding DNA topoisomerase (ATP-hydrolyzing) subunit B — MTEAANATTTNGYDADSIKVLKGLEAVRKRPGMYIGDTDDGSGLHHMIYEVVDNAIDESLAGYSDRTDVVLNGDGSVTVRDNGRGIPVDIHKEEGVSAAEVIMTQLHAGGKFDQNSYKVSGGLHGVGVSVVNALSEWLDLRIWRDGWEHYVRFEHGETVKPLKRVKECGDRTGTEVTFLASPSIFAITEYNFATLEHRLRELAFLNSGVTLHLTDARHGEPGTVIFHYEGGTEAFVHYLDKARQPLHDKPVLITGERDGISVEIALEWTDAYHENTLCFTNNIPQRDGGTHLAGLRAALTRTISHYAQETGLLKKEKVQPTGDDMREGMTCVLSVKVPDPKFSSQTKDKLVSSEVRPVVEGVVSEKLAEWFEEHPSDARKVIGKVVEAAAAREAARRARELTRRKGALDISSLPGKLADCQNRDPAQSELFLVEGDSAGGTAKQGRDRAFQAILPLRGKILNVERARFDKMLSSAEVGTLITAMGTGIGRDDFNIEKLRYHKIIIMTDADVDGSHIRTLLLTFFFRQMPDIIERGHLYIAQPPLYRAKRGNSERYLKDDRELEEYLIDVSISEAVLVLQDGQQIAGPHLRELITQARQVRTLLGRMSSRVPNRILEQAAIAGALSPEFLASTHNNQPVMDTICQRLDNLEVEHEKGWSGEVTDSGSLLFRRTLRGVTETHAIDSALAHSGEARRLDQMSASLGEIYNGKATLRIRDNRYPIRGPVGLVNTFMSAGRKGISIQRYKGLGEMNAEQLRETTLDPNVRRLLQVRVAHADEAQEVFSTLMGDVVEPRREFIQNNALKVTNLDI; from the coding sequence ATGACCGAAGCTGCCAACGCCACCACCACCAACGGATATGACGCGGATTCCATCAAGGTCCTGAAGGGACTGGAGGCCGTGCGCAAGCGCCCGGGCATGTATATCGGTGACACCGACGACGGATCCGGCCTGCACCACATGATCTACGAGGTCGTGGACAACGCGATTGACGAGTCCTTGGCCGGGTATTCAGATCGTACGGACGTTGTCCTCAATGGCGACGGCTCGGTGACCGTGCGCGACAACGGACGCGGTATCCCGGTTGATATCCACAAGGAGGAGGGGGTTTCCGCCGCCGAGGTCATCATGACCCAGCTGCATGCCGGCGGCAAGTTTGACCAGAATTCGTACAAGGTATCCGGCGGGCTGCATGGCGTTGGTGTGTCGGTCGTCAATGCCTTGTCAGAGTGGCTTGACCTGCGTATCTGGCGCGATGGCTGGGAGCATTATGTCCGCTTTGAACATGGGGAGACCGTCAAGCCTCTGAAGCGCGTCAAGGAATGCGGCGACCGGACCGGTACAGAAGTGACCTTCCTTGCCTCGCCTTCCATCTTCGCCATAACGGAATACAATTTTGCAACGCTGGAACACCGGCTGCGCGAACTGGCTTTCCTGAACAGCGGCGTGACCCTTCACCTGACCGATGCACGCCACGGGGAACCCGGAACCGTCATCTTCCACTATGAAGGCGGCACAGAGGCTTTCGTCCACTATCTCGACAAGGCGCGCCAGCCCCTGCACGACAAGCCGGTTCTGATCACCGGCGAACGCGATGGTATCAGCGTGGAAATCGCGCTGGAGTGGACCGATGCCTACCACGAGAACACGCTCTGCTTTACCAACAACATCCCGCAGCGGGATGGTGGAACCCATCTGGCCGGATTGCGGGCCGCACTGACCCGGACCATTTCTCACTACGCTCAGGAAACCGGTCTGCTGAAAAAGGAAAAAGTCCAGCCGACCGGCGATGATATGCGCGAAGGCATGACCTGCGTGTTGTCCGTGAAGGTTCCTGACCCCAAGTTCTCCAGCCAGACCAAGGACAAGCTGGTTTCGTCCGAAGTGCGCCCTGTCGTGGAAGGCGTTGTGTCCGAAAAGCTTGCAGAGTGGTTCGAAGAGCATCCGTCCGATGCCCGCAAAGTTATCGGGAAAGTGGTCGAAGCCGCTGCTGCACGTGAAGCCGCACGCCGCGCCCGTGAACTGACACGCCGGAAGGGAGCCTTGGATATTTCCTCCCTTCCCGGCAAACTGGCCGACTGTCAGAACCGCGATCCGGCACAGTCCGAACTATTCCTGGTCGAGGGTGACTCCGCCGGTGGAACAGCCAAACAGGGGCGGGATCGAGCCTTCCAGGCTATTCTGCCCCTGCGCGGCAAGATTCTGAACGTGGAACGGGCGCGGTTTGACAAGATGCTGTCCAGCGCCGAAGTCGGAACCCTGATCACCGCCATGGGAACCGGCATAGGACGCGATGACTTCAATATCGAGAAGCTTCGTTACCACAAGATCATCATTATGACCGACGCGGACGTGGATGGTTCCCACATCCGTACCCTTTTGCTGACATTCTTCTTCCGGCAAATGCCCGATATTATCGAGCGGGGGCACCTGTATATCGCCCAACCGCCACTGTACCGGGCCAAACGTGGCAACTCGGAGCGTTATCTGAAGGATGATCGCGAGCTGGAAGAATATCTGATTGATGTATCCATCAGCGAAGCTGTTCTGGTTCTGCAGGACGGACAGCAGATTGCCGGTCCCCACCTGCGTGAACTGATAACCCAGGCCCGGCAGGTCCGAACTCTTCTGGGGCGCATGTCGAGCCGGGTCCCGAACCGTATCCTAGAACAAGCCGCCATAGCCGGCGCCCTGAGTCCGGAGTTTCTGGCATCAACACACAACAACCAGCCTGTTATGGATACCATCTGCCAACGATTGGACAACTTGGAAGTCGAGCATGAAAAGGGCTGGAGCGGTGAAGTCACGGACAGCGGCAGCCTGCTGTTCCGACGCACCTTGCGGGGTGTAACGGAGACCCATGCCATCGACAGTGCCTTGGCCCACTCTGGCGAGGCCCGGCGCCTAGACCAGATGTCGGCCAGCCTTGGCGAAATCTACAACGGCAAAGCCACGCTGCGCATCCGAGACAACCGGTATCCGATCCGGGGTCCTGTCGGGCTGGTCAACACATTCATGTCAGCCGGGCGCAAGGGTATCAGCATACAGCGCTATAAAGGGTTGGGAGAGATGAACGCCGAGCAGCTGCGTGAAACAACCCTTGACCCCAACGTACGGCGCCTTCTTCAGGTCCGGGTTGCCCACGCCGACGAGGCCCAGGAAGTGTTCTCCACCCTGATGGGCGATGTTGTGGAACCCCGACGTGAGTTTATCCAAAACAATGCTCTGAAAGTCACCAATCTGGATATCTGA
- the recF gene encoding DNA replication/repair protein RecF (All proteins in this family for which functions are known are DNA-binding proteins that assist the filamentation of RecA onto DNA for the initiation of recombination or recombinational repair.), with protein sequence MSDTSLFPAIGVSRLVLTDFRSWSSLQLEAGMAPVVLTGANGSGKTNLLEALSFLAPGRGLRRARLQDVTRSDHAMGMQGGWGIAATVHTADGPVDLGTGRDPGPSDRRVVRINGINARSQTELGDIVSIVWLTPVMDRLFTESPSGRRRFLDRLVFGLYPGHAGHLSAYEKALRQRTGLLRDNVNDPAWIALLENTMASHGVAIAAARQDITTRLNRALSRVAPPFPRPDLGLNGWLESLLEDHPATDVEDLFRQHMCQNRRQESAGMPAEGPHRTDLKVHNQSNSQPAARCSTGEQKALLLSILLAQARIQGAQRGTAPLLLLDEVAAHLDAQRREALFEALIALGAQAWLTGTDRALFEPFGSRAQFFNVSDGQLH encoded by the coding sequence GTGTCTGACACGTCCCTGTTTCCGGCCATTGGCGTCAGTCGCCTAGTCCTGACTGATTTTCGCAGCTGGAGCAGTCTGCAACTGGAAGCCGGAATGGCACCGGTTGTTCTGACCGGGGCGAATGGGTCTGGAAAGACCAATCTGCTGGAGGCCTTGTCGTTCCTGGCTCCTGGTCGCGGCCTTCGTCGTGCTAGGCTACAGGACGTCACGCGCAGCGATCACGCCATGGGCATGCAAGGAGGCTGGGGTATTGCCGCTACCGTGCACACCGCCGATGGCCCAGTGGATCTGGGAACTGGCAGAGACCCGGGCCCTTCAGATCGGCGGGTTGTACGCATCAACGGGATCAATGCACGCAGCCAGACCGAGCTAGGGGATATCGTCTCCATTGTCTGGTTGACGCCGGTGATGGACCGTCTGTTTACCGAAAGTCCATCGGGGCGGCGTCGTTTCCTAGATCGCCTAGTCTTCGGGCTTTATCCCGGACATGCCGGGCACCTATCGGCCTATGAGAAAGCACTGAGACAAAGAACCGGCCTGCTGCGGGACAACGTCAATGATCCTGCCTGGATAGCCCTGCTGGAGAACACCATGGCATCGCACGGGGTTGCCATAGCAGCAGCACGGCAAGACATTACAACACGGCTGAACCGGGCCCTGTCAAGGGTTGCACCGCCATTCCCACGACCCGATCTTGGGCTGAACGGATGGCTTGAAAGCCTGCTGGAGGATCACCCGGCAACCGATGTCGAAGATCTGTTCCGCCAGCATATGTGCCAGAACAGGCGTCAGGAAAGTGCCGGAATGCCTGCCGAGGGACCACACCGCACTGACCTGAAGGTACATAACCAAAGCAATAGTCAGCCTGCTGCCCGCTGCTCCACTGGTGAACAAAAGGCACTCTTGTTGTCAATTCTGTTAGCACAGGCCAGGATACAGGGCGCACAACGGGGAACAGCCCCGCTGCTGCTGCTGGATGAAGTGGCCGCCCATCTGGATGCACAGCGCCGCGAGGCCCTGTTTGAAGCCTTGATTGCACTGGGCGCCCAGGCATGGCTGACCGGAACCGACCGGGCCCTGTTTGAACCCTTTGGAAGCCGGGCGCAGTTTTTTAACGTTTCTGACGGCCAATTGCACTAG
- the dnaN gene encoding DNA polymerase III subunit beta yields the protein MKLTIERSTLLKSLGHVQSVVERRNTIPILSNVRLQARDGVLALNATDMDLEVVKSIPASVERDGATTAPAHTLFEIVKKLPDGCQVEMSWDSERNQMTLRSGRSRFSLSCLPVEEFPTMEEGGYSHTFAVSSNDMQSLVDRTRFAISTEETRYYLNGIYLHTAVVDGTPALRAVATDGHRLAKAEIALPEGAADMPGVIVPRKTVSELRKLMEEGNADVSVSLSTSRIRFVLGSAVLTSKLIEGTYPDYEQVIPHNNDLHLEVDKKLFSDAVDRVSTVSGDKHRTIKVRIEDGSLTLSASNAEAGNAQEEVECIYSAQPLEIGFNSRYLLDIMSQIEGSAARLSMADTASPAIIRESADDTAVYVLMPVRV from the coding sequence GTGAAACTGACCATCGAACGCAGCACCCTTCTGAAGTCCCTTGGCCACGTTCAAAGCGTTGTTGAACGGCGCAACACAATCCCCATTCTATCGAATGTCCGCCTGCAGGCGCGGGATGGTGTGCTGGCCCTGAACGCCACCGACATGGATCTGGAAGTTGTCAAAAGCATCCCGGCTTCGGTGGAACGTGACGGGGCCACAACAGCCCCAGCCCATACCCTGTTTGAAATTGTCAAAAAACTGCCCGATGGCTGCCAAGTGGAAATGTCTTGGGACAGCGAGCGGAACCAGATGACCCTGCGGTCCGGGCGGTCGCGCTTTTCCCTGTCCTGCCTTCCTGTGGAAGAATTTCCGACAATGGAAGAAGGCGGCTACAGCCATACCTTTGCCGTATCCTCGAACGACATGCAAAGCTTGGTGGACCGCACCCGTTTTGCGATTTCTACAGAAGAGACCCGCTATTACCTGAACGGAATCTACCTTCACACCGCTGTTGTTGACGGTACCCCTGCCCTGCGAGCCGTTGCTACCGATGGCCACCGTCTGGCCAAGGCTGAAATTGCCCTGCCGGAAGGTGCAGCGGACATGCCCGGGGTGATCGTGCCCCGTAAAACCGTTTCCGAGCTGCGCAAGCTGATGGAAGAAGGAAACGCGGATGTCTCCGTGTCCCTGTCAACAAGCCGGATCCGGTTTGTTCTGGGCAGTGCCGTCCTGACATCAAAGCTGATAGAAGGAACCTATCCGGATTACGAACAGGTCATTCCGCATAACAACGACCTGCACCTTGAAGTGGACAAGAAGCTGTTTTCCGATGCCGTGGACCGGGTTTCTACCGTCTCGGGTGACAAGCACCGCACAATCAAAGTCAGGATCGAGGATGGGTCTCTGACGCTCTCGGCCTCGAATGCTGAGGCCGGAAATGCCCAGGAAGAGGTGGAGTGCATTTACAGCGCCCAGCCCTTGGAGATTGGCTTCAATAGCCGCTACCTTCTTGATATTATGTCACAAATAGAGGGCAGCGCGGCCCGCCTGTCGATGGCCGACACGGCATCCCCGGCCATTATCCGTGAATCTGCGGATGATACGGCGGTCTATGTGCTGATGCCGGTGCGTGTCTGA
- a CDS encoding calcium-binding protein: MFSSITSYGIHDQKDRDADLYGLNDDSIFSYGTQRDDVLYGKRGDDCLNGNAGNDRIYGGKGHDVLSGGDGYDSLYGGAGNDTLAGGRGNDHLDGGLGEDRIDGGEGIDTLDYSSRHEDIRLSLKGGQTSSVLVYGQREDSISNIENINGGSGNDHMTGDGQANRLNGGKGNDTLIGRGGNDILKGGDGRDVLDGGKGDDTLEGGNGADTFVYRSDSYGDDVILDFNQGEGDRLDLRAAGWRGKALAMSEDGPQAYGVWLDSEQDGVVLFADVDGDGAEDFSITLLGVDALNQDSILL; this comes from the coding sequence ATGTTTTCTTCCATCACGTCATACGGCATCCACGACCAGAAAGATCGTGACGCTGATCTGTATGGATTAAACGACGACAGCATATTCTCCTACGGTACCCAAAGAGACGATGTCCTGTACGGCAAGAGAGGGGATGACTGCCTGAACGGCAATGCCGGCAATGACCGTATCTATGGCGGAAAAGGGCACGACGTCCTGAGTGGGGGAGACGGATATGATTCCCTCTATGGCGGCGCCGGGAACGATACCTTGGCTGGTGGCCGGGGCAATGACCACCTGGACGGGGGCTTGGGAGAAGATCGCATCGATGGAGGCGAGGGAATTGACACGCTCGACTACTCCTCTCGACACGAAGATATAAGACTGTCACTGAAAGGCGGCCAAACCTCCAGTGTTCTCGTATACGGTCAGCGTGAAGACAGTATTTCTAATATCGAGAACATCAATGGTGGAAGTGGAAACGACCACATGACCGGTGATGGTCAGGCCAATCGCCTGAACGGCGGGAAAGGCAATGACACACTGATTGGCCGGGGCGGCAATGACATCCTGAAGGGAGGCGATGGCCGAGACGTTCTTGATGGCGGCAAGGGCGACGATACACTGGAGGGGGGCAACGGTGCGGATACTTTTGTGTATCGGTCCGACTCCTATGGTGACGACGTCATTCTCGACTTTAATCAAGGAGAAGGTGACCGCCTTGACCTTCGGGCAGCAGGCTGGAGAGGAAAGGCCCTGGCCATGAGTGAAGATGGCCCACAAGCCTATGGTGTCTGGCTGGACTCCGAACAGGATGGCGTTGTCTTGTTTGCCGATGTCGACGGCGACGGGGCGGAGGACTTCAGCATCACCCTTCTGGGCGTTGATGCGCTGAATCAAGACAGCATCCTGCTTTAA
- the ubiB gene encoding 2-polyprenylphenol 6-hydroxylase, with product MFSACRNLARVFRIGRVLARHDVLFLLDALPVGSLVATLLRPMVRPAEGRPGQRLARAFVELGPTFIKLGQALSTRPDLMGEAIAQDLTDLQDRLEPFPFEDVRRILTDEFGEPPESLWQSFDEVPVAAASIAQVHFAVTTDGKPVAVKVLRPGVEKIFARDVEMFSWIAAMVERFRPQFRRLRPVETVRTFEDSVTLEMDLRFEAAAAAELAENFAGDTTFRVPAIDWQRTGQRVMTQERIAGIPLDERERIIAVGLDPREVITHAANAFFNMVFRDGFFHADLHPGNLFVDETGTIIAVDFGIMGRVSEETKRTLGEMLLGFLTGNYRRVAEVHFEAGWVPDDKSVDAFTQAARSIAEPIFGKPINEISIARLLGQLFQVTEQFSMQTQPQLLLLQKSMLLAEGVGRKLEPGINMWELAYPLVERWMTDTFGPGARVKGTVHGLARTLERMPAVLEYADRAAAMMASGGLKLHPETVRQLGVSLTGGNGRRTLPTWLPWILVAGLALALIGR from the coding sequence ATGTTTTCTGCCTGTCGTAATCTTGCCCGCGTGTTTCGTATCGGTCGGGTCCTAGCCCGTCACGATGTTCTGTTTCTTCTGGATGCCTTGCCGGTCGGGTCCTTGGTGGCAACCCTTCTGCGTCCCATGGTACGCCCTGCCGAAGGGAGGCCCGGGCAACGCTTGGCACGAGCTTTTGTCGAGCTAGGACCAACATTTATCAAGCTTGGGCAGGCTCTTTCCACGCGCCCGGATCTGATGGGCGAGGCCATTGCGCAAGATCTAACAGATCTGCAGGATCGCCTAGAGCCTTTCCCGTTCGAAGATGTGCGCCGTATTCTGACCGATGAGTTCGGGGAGCCACCCGAGTCCCTGTGGCAAAGCTTCGATGAAGTTCCGGTGGCCGCCGCCTCCATTGCCCAGGTTCACTTTGCCGTCACAACAGATGGCAAGCCGGTTGCCGTCAAGGTTCTGCGCCCGGGTGTGGAGAAAATTTTCGCCCGTGATGTTGAAATGTTTTCCTGGATAGCGGCGATGGTGGAGCGGTTCCGGCCGCAGTTCCGCCGGCTGCGCCCGGTTGAAACCGTCCGGACGTTCGAGGATTCGGTCACGCTAGAAATGGATCTCCGGTTTGAAGCCGCCGCCGCTGCGGAACTGGCAGAGAACTTCGCCGGGGATACCACGTTCCGCGTTCCGGCCATCGACTGGCAGCGCACCGGCCAACGGGTTATGACGCAGGAACGCATTGCCGGTATACCCTTGGATGAGCGGGAAAGAATCATTGCCGTCGGCCTTGACCCGCGCGAGGTGATTACCCACGCCGCAAATGCATTTTTCAACATGGTGTTCCGCGACGGGTTTTTTCATGCTGACCTGCACCCGGGGAATCTGTTTGTTGACGAGACCGGGACCATCATCGCGGTTGATTTCGGGATTATGGGTCGGGTCAGCGAGGAAACGAAGCGAACCCTAGGGGAAATGCTGCTAGGTTTCCTGACCGGTAATTACCGCCGCGTGGCAGAGGTTCATTTTGAAGCCGGATGGGTGCCCGATGACAAATCAGTCGATGCATTCACCCAAGCCGCCCGTTCCATTGCGGAACCCATTTTTGGCAAGCCGATCAACGAAATTTCTATCGCGCGTCTACTGGGGCAGCTGTTCCAGGTAACAGAGCAATTTTCGATGCAGACCCAGCCGCAACTGCTGCTGTTGCAGAAGTCCATGCTTCTGGCCGAAGGTGTGGGGCGCAAGCTGGAACCCGGTATCAACATGTGGGAACTGGCCTATCCACTAGTGGAACGCTGGATGACCGATACCTTTGGTCCCGGTGCACGGGTCAAGGGAACAGTGCATGGTCTGGCTCGGACCTTGGAGCGGATGCCTGCTGTTCTTGAATATGCCGACCGGGCGGCTGCAATGATGGCTTCCGGTGGGTTGAAGCTGCATCCTGAAACGGTGCGTCAGCTTGGTGTCAGTCTGACCGGGGGAAATGGCCGCCGTACTTTGCCAACCTGGCTGCCATGGATCTTGGTTGCGGGACTGGCATTGGCCTTGATCGGACGGTAA
- the ubiE gene encoding bifunctional demethylmenaquinone methyltransferase/2-methoxy-6-polyprenyl-1,4-benzoquinol methylase UbiE: MHKNTGPAADTACVTDEAPSARTTHFGFRTVREDEKEGLVRGVFTSVARRYDLMNDVMSLGVHRLWKDRFVDMLAPRAGMQVLDVGGGTGDIAFRILDRVRRRVPDLGGTTVQVCDINTGMLNVGRDRALDRGHPAGLTWINGDAESLPFPDASFDAYTIAFCLRNVTRIDQALKEARRVLKPGGRFLCLEFSKVLVPGLDRLYDLYSFAVLPRMGQLVAGDRDSYRYLAESIRQFPAQKELADRMVQAGLSRVAVHNLSGGIAAIHSAWRI, encoded by the coding sequence ATGCACAAGAATACCGGACCTGCCGCTGATACCGCTTGCGTGACCGATGAGGCCCCGTCGGCCCGGACAACCCATTTCGGCTTTCGTACCGTTCGCGAGGACGAGAAAGAAGGCTTGGTGCGCGGCGTGTTCACCTCGGTCGCCCGTCGCTACGACCTGATGAACGATGTGATGAGCTTGGGCGTCCACCGCCTTTGGAAAGACCGCTTCGTCGACATGCTGGCACCGCGCGCCGGCATGCAGGTTCTGGATGTTGGCGGCGGAACCGGTGACATTGCCTTCCGCATCTTGGATCGGGTGCGTCGCCGGGTGCCTGATCTTGGCGGCACAACCGTACAGGTCTGTGATATCAACACCGGCATGCTGAACGTTGGACGGGACCGGGCGCTGGATCGTGGACACCCTGCCGGCCTAACGTGGATTAATGGTGACGCAGAAAGCCTCCCCTTTCCTGATGCATCCTTTGATGCCTATACCATCGCGTTCTGTTTGCGCAACGTCACCCGCATTGACCAAGCCCTGAAAGAAGCGCGCCGTGTCCTGAAACCTGGTGGACGATTCCTGTGTCTGGAATTTTCCAAGGTTCTGGTGCCGGGCTTGGACCGACTTTACGATCTTTATTCCTTTGCCGTGTTACCCCGGATGGGGCAACTTGTTGCGGGTGATCGTGACAGTTACCGCTACCTAGCTGAAAGCATCCGCCAGTTTCCCGCCCAGAAAGAACTGGCAGACAGAATGGTTCAAGCTGGTTTGTCACGGGTAGCGGTGCATAATCTCAGCGGTGGTATTGCCGCCATTCACTCGGCATGGCGGATCTAG
- the mutM gene encoding bifunctional DNA-formamidopyrimidine glycosylase/DNA-(apurinic or apyrimidinic site) lyase, producing the protein MPELPEVETVCRGLAPFLEQRILQEVDVRRADLRQPFPDNLQQRLTGRRVQRVHRRGKYYIWDLDDGMCVLGHLGMSGSWRIHTAQDEQPAIGKHDHLVMRTDRDDTLTYHDPRRFGVLLLVSSNALPGHPLLRSMGPEPLSDAFDGSILVQAFSRRRTTVKVALLDQGVVAGIGNIYASEALYRAGIAPDRPAHSLDERECRSLAGAVQSVLFDALESGGSSLRDHMQVNGELGYFQHRFAVYDRMGQPCPDCTCDHTQGGGVRRIIQAGRSTFFCAMRQR; encoded by the coding sequence ATGCCGGAACTGCCCGAAGTTGAAACTGTATGCCGCGGATTGGCGCCCTTTCTGGAGCAGCGCATCCTGCAAGAGGTGGATGTGCGCCGGGCTGATCTGCGCCAGCCCTTTCCTGATAATTTACAGCAAAGGCTAACAGGGCGACGGGTCCAGCGCGTGCACAGGCGTGGAAAGTACTACATATGGGACCTGGATGACGGCATGTGTGTTCTGGGTCATCTGGGAATGAGCGGATCTTGGCGCATTCACACCGCACAGGATGAACAGCCAGCGATCGGAAAACATGACCACCTGGTCATGCGTACGGATCGCGATGATACCCTGACCTATCACGACCCGCGCCGTTTTGGTGTGCTGCTGCTGGTGTCATCCAATGCACTGCCCGGCCACCCCTTGTTACGGAGTATGGGGCCGGAACCCCTGTCCGATGCGTTTGATGGATCTATTCTGGTGCAGGCCTTTTCCCGTCGCCGTACGACGGTGAAAGTTGCGTTGCTGGATCAGGGTGTGGTTGCCGGAATCGGCAACATCTATGCCAGCGAAGCCCTGTACCGGGCCGGCATTGCGCCTGATCGTCCGGCACACAGCCTGGATGAGCGGGAATGCCGATCCCTTGCCGGGGCCGTGCAGTCGGTTCTGTTCGATGCCCTGGAATCCGGCGGGTCCTCGTTGCGTGACCACATGCAGGTCAATGGTGAGCTGGGATATTTCCAGCACCGGTTCGCTGTGTATGACCGCATGGGGCAGCCATGTCCGGACTGTACCTGTGACCATACACAGGGTGGCGGCGTGCGCCGGATCATTCAGGCCGGGCGCTCAACATTTTTCTGTGCGATGCGGCAACGCTAG
- a CDS encoding enoyl-CoA hydratase: protein MAYEHILVETHGEVGVVILNRPKALNALCAGLVKDMSAALDAFESNPDIGAIVLTGSDKAFAAGADIKEMADKTYLDAYTEDFITKGWERVASCRKPVLAAVAGYVLGGGCEIAMMCDFIIAADNARFGQPEITVGTMPGAGGTQRLTRIVGKAKAMEMCLTGRQMTAEEAEHVGLVSRVVPLDTLREDAIRTAQKIARMSRPLTMMIKESVNRAYETTLREGLLFERRVFHATFATEDQKEGMAAFVEKREPNFKHR, encoded by the coding sequence ATGGCATATGAACATATCTTGGTTGAAACCCACGGCGAGGTAGGTGTGGTGATCCTGAATCGGCCCAAGGCTCTTAATGCCCTGTGCGCAGGATTGGTCAAGGACATGAGTGCGGCTTTGGATGCCTTTGAAAGCAACCCTGATATCGGTGCTATTGTTCTGACGGGATCAGACAAGGCGTTTGCGGCAGGTGCCGATATCAAGGAAATGGCCGACAAGACCTACCTTGATGCCTATACCGAAGACTTCATCACCAAGGGGTGGGAACGGGTGGCAAGCTGCCGCAAGCCGGTTCTGGCCGCTGTGGCTGGTTATGTGCTGGGTGGGGGCTGTGAGATTGCCATGATGTGCGACTTTATCATCGCGGCCGACAATGCCCGCTTTGGACAGCCGGAAATAACGGTTGGTACGATGCCCGGTGCCGGGGGAACCCAGCGGCTGACCCGGATTGTTGGCAAGGCGAAGGCCATGGAAATGTGCCTGACCGGGCGTCAGATGACGGCTGAGGAAGCCGAGCATGTTGGTTTGGTGTCGCGCGTTGTTCCGCTTGATACCCTCCGCGAGGATGCGATCCGGACCGCGCAGAAAATTGCCCGGATGTCGCGTCCGCTGACAATGATGATCAAGGAATCGGTAAACCGGGCTTATGAAACCACCCTGCGGGAAGGGCTTTTGTTCGAGCGGAGGGTGTTTCACGCCACTTTTGCCACCGAAGATCAGAAGGAAGGCATGGCTGCTTTTGTCGAGAAGCGCGAGCCAAACTTCAAACACCGCTAG
- the rpsT gene encoding 30S ribosomal protein S20 → MAHHKSAQKRIRRNARRFAINHARKSRVRTFIKKVELAVAGGDKAAADAAFKVAQPEMMRGAQKGVFHKNTMSRKVSRLSAQIKALPAAA, encoded by the coding sequence ATGGCTCATCACAAGTCGGCCCAGAAGCGCATTCGCCGCAACGCTCGCCGTTTTGCCATCAATCATGCGCGCAAGAGCCGCGTACGTACCTTCATCAAGAAGGTCGAGCTGGCTGTTGCCGGCGGTGACAAGGCAGCTGCCGATGCAGCCTTCAAGGTCGCCCAGCCGGAGATGATGCGCGGTGCTCAGAAGGGCGTGTTCCACAAGAACACCATGTCCCGCAAGGTCTCGCGCCTGAGCGCGCAGATCAAGGCTCTGCCTGCCGCCGCCTGA